atacatggcgagaggtcatttgtgcactgagagggagcaaactgtgtctgtgagcgcacaaggatgtgcacaagtgacaaacctgtgtgcacgcgttgtcaacgagcacacggcagaggaaaacgtgcgcccgcggcagcctctgtgcgcgctcggcagcctctctgcgcgctcggcagcctctctgcgcgctcggtttctgactcctgctcgctcggctgtaagggcttttggcactctggaggcgtggcctgtggcagatcttctctgtcctctgactgGTTGGTGTACCCCGCACCACGCATGTTTTTTtataacattcggacgtttaatgacagttgaacggtcacaactgtaaaatacccggaattaagaaaaataaacatgacatctactgcattttccttgcccggactcgaacctggatcctccagggcgagagtcacccgctctcccagctgagctatgccagcaactactgaatagcagacttttttatatagataggtagagggtaaagtgcggggtacactaaccaatcagaggacagagaagatctgccacaggccacgcctccagagtgccaaaagcccttacagccgagcgagcaggagtcagaaaccgagcgcgcagagaggctgccgagcgcgcacagaggctgccgcgcgcgcacgttttcctctgccgtgtgctcgttgacaacgagcgcacgcaggtttgtcacttgtgcacatccttgtgcgctcacagacacagtttgctccctctcagtgcacaaatgacctctcgccatgtatatttccgctcgcgagtcccgttcacacgcgcgctgccatgtatattttcgctcgcgagtcccgttcacacgcgcgctgtggacccaatgcgcgtgcacgggttgtggcacgcttcaaaCGCCATAATTAGGGTTGGTACTTTCATTAAAACCCTACCGTTTCCAGTCCTGTGCAtgtctgctgccctctggtggaggatctgtgGTAAGGGCCATGTCTTTATTGTTCTATTGTTGTAAAACTAGATAATATAACCAAACGGATCATCATGTTGGATTAACATTAGCTGATTCATAGTTCTACTTATCAGTTCTGAACGAGGGGAAAACTCTGCCTGCCAAAAGGGAAGCCAACACAGGAGTAACACACTGCAGTTCCCTCCTCATCCAGTAGGGGGTAGATCCAGACAAAATGCCAACGTCATAGCAGAATTTAAcatcatgtttacagcctggttcaaaaaacctaTTTCGGTATAATAGGTCAAGTTTACCGGTATGCCAACTCTGAGGGAGGGGCAAATTACTTTGGAAGTCTTctgtttagatgtaattaaaaCCTGAATTTATGAATAATTAGGGGTGTGTTCACCTAGCAGATACATTCAACCACAGTTTTCGGGCCAAGAGCCCCCGTCAACCTCTTCCGTTACCTCATTTAGCTCGTAGCTCCATCGGCTCAGAATTTaatgggtgtcaatcatctgcccaGGCACACCCTCAcattttttaattttccaggagtGATGATGTTTCATCACTCCTGTGTACTGGAACTAAAGCCGGGTCCACAATGGAGGCATCAGTGGTGCAGAATGTCACTACTTCATATTAGAATCTATTAAAGTTTTTGGGTTGATCCAAACTGCCCGCGGCGTGGAACATTTCAggtgcatcccagaagcagcacaCCGCTCTGCGCCGCTAAAGGTAAGATATTTTTGCAGCGAGCTGCTTGTGGGACGTGTCCATTTCTGCAATTAGCATAGGGTTAGACAGGAAACTACACACAGTTTCAGAGTAAAACAtctggtaattttctaaataaaatactatTGCAGAGACGCATTTTCTTATCTAAGTAGATTACGACAACATGCGACCTAAAGGATTATTTACTCCAGGGGAGTTTTccttggctttaatcctggcagtggagaggagcaACATTACATATGACTCCAAACAGTGATGTCAAAAATTATTTATCTCTTCTTTTTCTTGGTTTAATGACGAATTGCATAAACTAACTGGTTTTCTGATGCAGTGAGTGCAGTGGAGTATAActgagcagtgtgcaatgggttttgtttccaccacttaaATGCAAATCCCTCTATAatagttcagatacctcatgtttaaCATgtcacgtatcagtttggactgtttattgaatttccctacaataattttagtctaaaataaatgctaatatcatctggctgaatgtCTCACAAAATATAATGATGTATCATATAATCTCTCTTTATCGTGGCACGAATCATATTGAcgtaatttcaccaatacacatccctgttaCACATGTTGTCCCAATAAGGCAGACAAATAAATCATGTAGCAGGCCTCCTTTTTCTCTTTACTGTCCTCTTCTGTGGTTCTTTTTTGGCAGCTATTTTCATTTTAACACATTCAGCTGATTACTTCTGCCAGACAGGAAATGGTTTCTATCTGTGTaagtgttttacacacacacacacacacacacacacaatttcacaTTTACTTTAAGTGTATGAGAAACGGAGATTACTAATCACACAAATCAGATCAGATAATTGAATCCTGGTGCTTCAGTGAAAAATGGAAGGAAATAAAAGGCATGTTATTAGACAACATTCATTAGAAGAATCCTGTCATGATTTTAATCTAATGCTACAAGAAGTGCTGTCAGGAATCAGATTTGATTCATGCTTTCACACGGATTTGTCACAAAAACAGAGTTAAAACAAAAGCATCTAAAAATAAATCCTTGTGAAAAGCCTAAAGTGTTTCTCTGACATCTGGGTGAAAAAAGAAAAAGCAGCAGCATTAGCATCGGCCCCACTGAAGAGACTAAAATCAATACCTTCCCTGCTACAGTAGGCAAAGAGGATCTCTAATATAGTTTTATGTTATTATTTTTCCTCACACATTGCTACATTTCTCAGCGGCTGGCAGAGGGAAGATGGATTTTCTCTTCAACTGGATGCTAAATGTGATGCTGAACGAGGCGGTTCAATGAGATAAGGCCGCGGCTGCACTCTTAGAAAAGGATGCTTCTTTTTCTGTACATCCAGGTTGACACAGTGCAATGCTAGATTACATTTTAACCCTGGATAAAGCTTGTTTGGGAATATGAAATGCAAATGTAACACAACCAAGAATCAGCAGTATGTGTGAGCTGCAACACCCCAGAATCATAAACCAGAGATTTGTTGGATCAAGAGGATTAGCGCTGATGTTGGTCATCTGAATTTGATTATGACTGGCATTAAATCAACAAAACTGTCTAAAAAGAAGATTTAATCAAGATTTTTAATAACTGGACATAatgatccagctgcttcaacattTCGATCACAGCTCAGCAAGCTTTTATTAACAAGAAGCAGCTCCAAACATCGCTTTCATTCACTGGTCAGATTATTTGCTCTCCATCCAATACAACAGCGACCTCTGTTGGATGCAAATGGGACGATTTCCACATTAAGGTGCATACATGCAATGTAAATTTAAATATTTCTTGCTTTACAAATttaaatcttgttttttttttaatcatgttAGTTGATTTTCTCCTTTTATAAATTGTAACTTTTGCTCAATAATGTTGATTTAGAAGTACTAgaagttttaaaatgtatgttcTTTTCAACTCATCTGCATGTTTCCTCCCAGAAAACTGTACTTTTACATCGTGATTTAAAATTATTTACTTAACATTTCCATTTCAACAGAAGATCCAAATTATTATGCTTGTGATTTATTTTACTTATCTATCCACCTTAAGTGGCATGACCCCTTGGCCTAAGATGAGACGTTCAGTCAATTTCTGGCACAAAAATAAAAGCCTAAACCTTCTCATTCTTGTGCAACGTTTGAAATTTAAGGGGTCAAGATTTTTCTACGTGTCCAAATAAATCAATGATTACGCTTCCTGagttacacacaaaacacctgagAATCAGAAATGAGAACACCCACGCTTTTGTTATTATTGTGCTGTAGCTTAAATGGAAATTTGCCTCTTGATGTTTCTCGCTCGTGCGCACGtgcacactcactaacacacacacttTGGCAACCCTCCTTCAAAGTGGCCGTCTGGAGTGGCAGGGTCAGAGTGTTGGAGATGACAACACAGATGCTGCGTTTCCTTCCCTACAGTGATCCGGTCTGGAATGACGGGAATCAGAGACCGTTTCCCAGGAGGAAGTGACCCAAGTCTGAAGGGGTACTCTCTGGTCCAATCAGAGGACTGCTGGAGCCTGGCGCCGCTGCCACCTGTGCAGGCAGGCTGCTCCTTTGCTTCcaacaaacaacaaataaaaaaggaGGAGCTACTGTTCATCTCATCAGCATCAGAGAGCAGTCATGTACACAAGGAGTTGAAACAAATATTtaagcaaaacaaacaaatggAATGCAAGATGGGGAACAGTTTACTACAATTAAATCAATCTTTAGTATCTTTAGTGCTTTAGTAACATGTAGAGGGGGAACCCAATTACTGTGTTTACATCTCTGTGTTCATTTAGTTTACAGAAAATCTCAAAATGATCAATGAGAGGAATTAAATCCTCTTAAAGCAACATTTGAATATAAACTCTTAGTTTTGGTTAGGCTTTTATTATCTTTACACTCTTTTGCAAGTCTCATGAAttgtcaaatgtttttttttcagcatCATTAAATTAAAAGCTGAATTATACTTGAGATTTTCCATGTTTTGAGTTATTCTGAGTTTTTGTTAGGCCTTTTAAAACCACACCTCAGGTGATCATTTAAGCATTCAAACACAAACAGAAATTCCACGTTGGTTATGAatccaattttttttttaatcttttttattaAAGTTTctttagtttgtgttttttttttctttttttctgtcatTGTCACAATATGTCCTCGGTTACCCTCTTTGGTTTTGATTGTGCAGAAATCAGAATAAATGCAGACTAAACAGAAATGTTGGGTTTATAAATCTGTTGGTGTAAAAGATTTAGTCAAAGATAGCTGGACTGCTTTGTTTTCTGAAGACGGGCGGCTTCTTAGCCCAGAAACTTTGGTTTGAAATGAAAGGAGGAAAAGTGCAAAgtcctgttcatccatccatataGTTATCTTTACATGACATGGGGCGTCTGATGTTACAGTGGCCCACTAGGTGTCGCTCTCACATCcacgtcagtgtgtgtgtgtgcgtgcgtgcgtgcgtgcgtgcgtgcgtgcgtgcgtgtgtgtgtgtgtgtgtgtgtgtgtgtgtgtccaaagcAGGTTGGAGTTCAGTTTAGCTGAAGATGCAAAGCTTGTGGGTCATGTGGGTGCAGCCTCATGCATTCCTCCACAGCATTAAAGCAGCAATCCGGAGAATTTTCCGCTCTCAGGAATTATGTTTGCCTATCTATAGGTCCGGGATCCCAGTTGGGAATCTATACATTTGATCAAAAATGAGCCATAAGTGGGTGATTTTCAATCTCCCACCTATTAACCAAGCCATTAAATTCACAAACACTAagcatttttcttttaaaacagtCATTTTCAAACTCATCCTTTGGCAAATAGCCCCTCAAAGCATTATGTTGGGCTCTAGCATCATTAACAATAGTTACTTTTACCTCAGTAACGAGAAATATCCATCAAACCCACAACTGTCTATTTCAGTTTAGAAGCTGTTCTCATTTTCTGCTTTCTTCCCTTTTGCAAATGTACATTTTTTTTACCCAAAGTCCTTTCTGAGTTTATTCAacagtaatccaaagggttcaaataaaggtaactggacttctttggtttaccttcatttgaaccctttggataaccatgacctggatgactgagaaacgTCATCAGTAAATTCATCAATATACATTTCACAACAGTTGGGACCAGCTCTGAGTTTTCCAGACTCGAGGGCTGGATCAGGATTACATCTTTCTCAAATGGTTTTAAACAAACAATCTTACCAATCAGTTGGTGGTTTGTTAATGCTGGAGTAAGTATGTATTCACTAATTATGAATGGCCAGTCAATTATTTGGGAGCACTAAACGTACCTCTAAGTTGGCTGGCATGAACCAGCAGATTCCCGATCCACCTCTATGACAAACAGCTCCAACAGCTTTCATCACGCAGCACTGGGAGGTCAACAGCCACAACAGCATGTTCCAAAAGCCGTCACCAAACCAGCACCGTCAGGACTCCATCCAGTCCTGGCAACAACAGGACACGATTCAGCACGGTCTTCAACAGGGCCCGGCCCAACACCGTCACTCTAACGAGTCTTTTGTTGACTTAAAATGTGGGGTCAACATTTCTTCAATAGAAGCTTATCCACTACTGGTGATGAATGGACAACTAATTTGACTCAAGTAAACTGAGAGCTCTTTAATCTTTTCTTTGACATAAAATGGTTGTCATTTATTGGTTTTTTCCTCAAAAAGAAAGATCCTTGCTTTTCCATTATCCAAAAGTCCCACTGTAACATTTACACGCTTGAACTGTAAAACTGGTTACCCCAGTCTCATTCCATCACACCTGAGCCCGATTGCACCAGGATTAAATGGCTGTGAAAGCAGTGAcaggtgtttatttttttattttataccccccgtgtcctgtctggctgtgaagcaaacagaactaaTGTCTGTATGCTGGtgtcaagccttacagatttactctcaggtggagcatcaaagcttctgctttaatgtcgcgcctgatacttaaaactttattgtcatttttttttaatgctttgtaattccgaccagacacagagtcagaggtgaaaaagaAAGGAATAGACCGGTGGGTGGgggcggggtgggggggggtggacaaaaataaacaatgatgaacaagagtctgcttctagacctgcagaacagggacacacaacaatactacaggagcaaactatcactgcgtcattttgatgaggaaatataaaatcaacattgttttactgaacaatcacgataataaatcacagtgcattaggtgccaaccacagccttaagacatgtgttgaacgtgcccaagtccatacttatgagagcaccatgtgagcacctgtgtgtgcgtacccgtgcttgtttatgtaaggtttctctataggagcatccaatagagagtgtgagggaccacagatctgccccccaaagatgcttaggagatggaaggagctccaagtctcagagatccaggaactgccctagagcacaggaaccccagggagactgcaaccagaaaagccccagccccctcgagaggcacagaggattgccctggggggccacaaccagcagccgacagACCTAACCTAGAAAAGTGTGTGAAGGTGAAGTGTGTTGGTGCATTTTGAAGGAGAAAATCCTGAACTGGTAAGGTCAGATCTTCTATATTTAGtattttgcttcttttttttttagctcAACCTGCTTTAGTTGCATAATTTTATTTAGTCCAGTTAAATTAAAAATGTAATTCTTGCCTGTTGAGTTTTTCTTTCTCATTTTAGGTGAAAACGTCGCCTCTGCTACATGTAATATTGGCTGTGTGAACAATTTTCTGAAACTGCCAAGTTTTGAAATTGCAGCATTGAACATTCATTTACCCAGCACATAGAATAGTATTTCTGGCTCATAAAAGAAGATTACAATCATATAATGGCAAAAATCCCAGACCCTGATGCTGACCAAAGTGTGATTAATTGATCCTCCAGCCATCTGGTTGTCCTTGGCTTGGAAGCCTTCCCTCAACACTAAAGCCTGTTAAAATAGGAAGTTTACTGCAAATCACTGGTGACACATTTTTGAAAATAAACAAATTATTAACTCATAAAATAATATATTATACAAGTTAATTAGTCCTGCAGTTTCAAAACTGCCTTTGGGATTTAAATAATGAGTAATAAAATTGATATTATCTCTACATATAATGGATCTTAATCTTCCCTTATATTGTAATTAAAAGATAAATGAGGCCTTTTCAATGTGCCTCTTGctattttaaacaaaaacaaaataaatcactAAAATGCAGCTTTTTAAATGCAAATGAAAAGTATTTCCAATCATATGCAATCAATGTTTAAAAATTCACCAGGACTTTTCTTTAACAGGCTGGATGAAGGAATATATGGTCTATCACTTCTTTTTGTTCTCACGTGATTTTCCAAAGGGTTAAAAAGTGAATCATTTACAAATCATCCAGAAATGGCCTTTGAAAAGATCTGAACACAAAACCAAACAGAAATGTCATCAGGTTTAAATAATAAGCATGTTGTTGACTCATtcccagaggagagagagagagcagctgtTGGTAATGTTAGACACACAGAGTAAAAGTCAATGCCACGATGTCCCAGTTACACGCGTCTGCATCGTGAAAACATGCtgatctgtgtctgtgtgtgtgtgtgcgtgcgtgcgtgcgtgcgtgtgtgtaacaCATTACCTGTATCTGGCTGACATCAGACAGACAATGAGATTATCAGAGGTTTATGTGTTTGTGCAGTAGCTCTTGGGAGATTCCCGCTGCAACGCTGAAGTGTTCTCGTTTTCtaattgtggttttgagtaaatCTCCTCTTAGCTGTTAACAACGCTCTTAAAGAGATCTAGTTTTCTTTTTTAAGCTCAGAAAAGACAAAAATATTGATTTTTAGACCTGCTAACCATAAGAAGAAATAGGCTTCAATGACCACCAGAATTAATGGAATAAAAGATTGCTGTTTTCACCATTAACTTTCATGTAAAAGATGGTACTGGGGATGTCTTTGTCCATCTGAATAATAAATGCTAAAATTAGGACCATATTGACCCAAAACCATAGAGAAaggctattcaattccggtcgtcgagggctggtatccagcatgttttagtattttctctagtccaacacactagattgagTGGTTTATTCACCTGTgcaacagctcatcaggctccgcagaggcctgttaatcacctgctgattgaaatcaggtgtgttgaagcagtgttaaaaccaaaatgtgctggataccagctctcGAGGACAAGGACTGAATAGCCCTGCCATAGATAAACACCTGACAATGGGTTTGCAACCTGCAGCACTGGTCCAAGTGGTTCATTGGATCCTCTACAATGGCTAAAAACTTTGGCTAAAAATGTTTAATTAACTTGTGTTTTCAAatatagatgttttttaaaatgcAGGTTTAGGCatcctttcattttttttatagaACAATTGCATTCAAGGTGTGGGATAccaatttattcaatatatttacggtGATCCCTGGtaggaatcagaatcagaatcagatttaGTGCCATGTAGGTGAGAGGCTCATCTACCAGGAATTTGTTTCGATGGCAAGGTGCAAACATACATTCAGGTCAAAGTCAGGTCAGGCAGTATTTACATTAGGataccttgtaagtcgtactggtggtggtgggaggcgACCTCAGAAGAAGCATGTATCAGCATGGAGAAGTCTGCTGCAGTAGAGCCGCACAACACGGAAGGATTTGTagtcatatttcctgatatttggacatcttgcctctgattggctaacagcaacaagactctaccactgactcagtttgctgagacatggatgttttatttccaccgcaagcctggaggagcttctgccatgtagttgagttgctagtgctaacagttagcttttgctagccaagatgttctctgctgttttctggacgctaaattAAAAACAGTCCTCCCCGTCttgaatcaagatgggtgagtccataaatgttaaatggcagtgtgacgtagatgtgtTAAGCTTATCAAATTCTAGAATTTCACCAtctaagctaatgcaggagataggtgatggagacaattttcatgttgagcctgcatgaaaaatgacCAATTATATTCAGATATAAtaactgtcatggattttatcaatatgtttatcaattcaaattcaaaaatactttattaatcccagagggaagagtgaaggagacaatgagcagacaagtcaaacattataactgtggcaaggtgccgaagcaaatgccccgaacatctgttcacagactttatttatagagaggaagataagaaaggaggagtgaggtcattgtgtgagagagggagtgtgtgtgtgtgtgtgtgtgtgtgtgtgtgtgtgtgtgtgtgtgtgtgtgtgtgtgtgtgtgtgtgtgtgtgtgtgtgtgtgtgtgtgtgtgtgagaggatgcagagaGGCATAAAGGAGTACATATTACATCCAGTTGGTTGAGCCCATTACCAAGAATTATTAAAAAGAAATTTTTCCATGACAATAACTAAAAAATGCCAAAGGGCTCTGGGGGCACGGGGCCGCTTGAGTGAACAGAGCCTCTGGAGTGTGCGGAGCCTCCGAGTGTGTGAGGCCGCACTCCGGCTCCACCACCATGGGGCAATTGTGGTGAAGCAGGGGGACCATGCAGGGTCACATGAGGCGAGTCCCCAGGAGATGCAGTCTCTCGGGGTGTGGAACCGCTAGCGTGCGTGGAGCCACTGAAGTGCGCGGAACCTCTGGAGTGCACAGAGTCTTTGGAGTGTGAGAGGCCGCACTCCGGCTCCACCACCATAGGGCAATGGCGGTGAAGCAGGGGGACCATGCAGGGTTGCATGAGGTGAGTTCCCAGGATATGCAGTCTCTTGGGGTGTGGAGCTGCTAGAGTGCGCAGAGCCTCTGAAGTGTGCGGAACCTCTAGAGTGTGTGCAGCCCCACTACAGCTCCACCACCATGGGGCAATGGGGGTGAAGCCGGAGGACCATGCAGGGTCAAATGAAGCGAGTTCCCAGGAGATGGAGTCTATGGAGGGTGTGGAGCTTCTGGACTGCGCAGAGCCTCTGGAGTGTGTGAGGTCACACTCCGGCTCCACTAACATGGGGCAATGGTGATGGAGCCGAACCACCATGTAGGGTCACATGAGGAGAGTTCCCAGGAGATGGAGCCTCTGGAGTGTTTGAGGCCGCACTCCAGCTCCACCACCATGGGGCAATCGTGGTGAAGCTGGAGGACCATGCAGGGTCGCATGAGGTGAGTTCCCAGGAGATGCAGTCTTGGGGCATTGAGTCTCTAGAGTGTGCAGAGCCTGTGGAGTGTGTGAGGCCGCACTCCAGGTCCACCACCATGGGGCAATCGTGGAAAAGCTGGAGGACCATGGAGGGTCACATGAGGCGAGTTCCCAGGAGATGGAGTCTCTGGAGTGTGCGGAGCTTCTGGAATACACGGAGTCTCTGGAGTGTGTGAGGCCACTCCGGCTCCACCACCATGGGGCAATGGGGGTGAAGCCAGAGGACCATGCAGGGTCACATGAAGCGAGTTCCCAGGAGATGGAGTCTCTGGAGTGTGCAGAGCTTCTGGAGTATGTGAGGCCACACTCTGGCTCCACTAACATGGGGCAATGGTGGTGATGTCGAAGGACCATGCAGGATCACATGAGGAGAGTTCCCAGGAGATGAAGCCTGTGGGGGCGTGGAGCCGCTGGAGTGTGCGGAGCCTCTGAAGTGTTCGGTAAACTCCGGGGTGCGCAAAGACTCTGGAGTGTTCATGAAACTCAGGAGTGTATGGAAACTCTGGAGTGCGCGGGAGACTCCGGAGTGCATGGAGATCCGGGGTGCGCGGACATTCTGGAGTGCACAGGACTGCACTCCAGACCACACAGGGTCACAATAGGTGAGTTCCCAGGAAATGGAGTCTCTGGAGTGCTCAGAGTCGCTGGAGTGGGCGGAGCCACTTGGATAGGGAGTGCAGCGGTCTAAGCCACAGAAGGAGGAGGGACCTTGGAGCCAGGCTGCAGCGTGGACCCTCCAGAGCTAAGGAGGAGGCATCAGGAGGGGGGACTCCAGGCCATGAGCGCAGACGTTGAGGCAAGGGCACAGAACCCATCAAGACCTGACCCACCAGAGGACAGGAGGTGGTGCCAGGAGGAACTGCGGCTCGCTTGGAATGCTGACCTGGATAAGAAGCTTGG
This sequence is a window from Nothobranchius furzeri strain GRZ-AD chromosome 3, NfurGRZ-RIMD1, whole genome shotgun sequence. Protein-coding genes within it:
- the LOC139068992 gene encoding uncharacterized protein, which translates into the protein MVVRLHHHCPMLVEPECDLTHSRGSAQSRSSTPSIDSISWELASFDPAWSSGFTPIAPWWWSCSGAAHTLEVPHTSEALRTLAAPHPKRLHILGTHLMQPCMVPLLHRHCPMVVEPECGLSHSKDSVHSRGSAHFSGSTHASGSTPRETASPGDSPHVTLHGPPASPQLPHGGGAGVRPHTLGGSAHSRGSVHSSGPVPPEPFGIF